The genomic interval TGCTCCACCTCGGAACCTTGATCGCCGTGCTCGCCTACTACCGTCGAGACATTGCCACACTTCTGCGGTTCGACGACAAGGCCCGCCACCTCTGGTGGCTACTGATCATCGGGACACTGCCGGCCCTGATCGGTCTCGCCCTCAAGGACCAGATCGACGCCATCCAGCAGTCCTACACGCTCGTGGCGATCGCCCTGCTGATCAGCGGAGTGGTGCTCCTCGCATCACAGTTCATCCACAAACGAACCCGAACCGTTGAGGACGAGACCACCGCTGGAGCGCTGGTCATCGGGATCGCCCAGGCGCTGGCCATGGTGCCAGGCATCACCCGCTCCGGGATGACGATCACTGCCGGACTCGCACGGGGACTCGACGCGGAGCAAGCTGCCCGCTACTCGTTTCTTCTCGCCATTCCTGCAATCGCCGGAGGCGGCCTCCTCGAGGCGATCGAACTGTCGAGCACCGGCAGCTTCACGACGTCGGTGTGGGTCGCCATGGCGGTCGCTGCCGTGTCGGGCTACCTGGCAATCGCCTTCCTCATCCGCGTCCTCGTCAAGCGAGGCCTCGTGCCCTTCGCCATCTACTGCCTCGTGGCAGGAGCGGTGGCGCTCATCGTGCTGTAGAACTCCGTTCTCGTGACGGTTGGGCGGGATTATTCCCGTGAAGCGTCACCAGAACGGGTTCTTAGAAGCCGACGACGCACCAGGTGGGTTCATGCCAACCAAACATGAGATCCGCCCGCTGCAAGGCATCCTTGTCACCTTCGACCAGGCCGGCCGCAGCGAGTGTGACGAAGTCGTGATCGCCGAGGTACCGCATACCGAGTTGCGTCACGCCCATGCGCAGGTCGGGCTCCTCATCGGTCCTGCGGCAGGATGACCCATCGGGGCCTCCTTCGATTCGATAGGCGCCGGCAACGTCGTCGGGACCGGTGATCTCGATGGTGACCGCTCCCTCGACGGGATAGCGACGTGCCTCGAGCGCGGCCGGAACGTCGAGGATCCGGACCCAGATCCCTTCGGTGACCTTGAACGACAGCCTCCTGGGATCGGTCAGGAAGTAGGCGAGCGGGTCCCGCAATGGGCGCATGCGGGCTTTGATGGTCTTGATCAGGTCGATCCCGAACAGGAACCGCCATATGGCGAGGGTCGCGCCGTCGGTCACACCGATCACCTCATTCGCGAGGAGCGTGTTCTGCGGGTGGCCTTCTTTCCACTCCTCCTTGATGCGGTAGCGCGCGTAGCCGAGTCCGATACCGTCCTCTTCGTAAAGTGCGAAGCGGTTCGCCGTTGCTCCTGCGCGCCACGCCTCCAGGTCCGACAGGTCGACCTCCCACTTGAGCGGCGAGCGCCGGATCATGCCCGGATAGCGGTCCACGACCTGGTCGAGGACGCCAGGGAGACGCTCGAGCGCCTCGCCCTTCTGGATCAGACGCACCCCGCCCGGCGATGGTTCGGCGACGGCGAACGTGGCGTGGGCACGATCAATCTCTCTGGCGGCGTGGCGATTCGCCATTCCAAACCCGTAGCGGCCATAGATGGAACTCTCCGACGCCCACAAGACGGAGAGCGACTCCTCGTGCTCCCGGCTGTCGTCGAGCAGCCTGCCCATCATCTGGGTGAGTACTCCTCGGCGGCGATGCGAAGGGAGCACACCGATGGCGGTCACCCCGCCGGCCCTTGCCGACCCGCCGGGAACCGTCATCTCGAACGTGATGTTGCCTCCGGTTCCGACGATTGCACCGTTGTCGAACGCCGCGATCGTCCGATCGAATTCGGTTGCCTTCCGTTCGACCTCGACTTCCTCCGGCTTCGGATCCCAGGCGAACACGTGCCCCAGAACCCCGAGAAACCCGTCGAAGTCGTCCGATGTGATTGGGCGGTACTCCATTGGTGGAACGCTAGCCGAGCCAACCCTTGCGACCGCTCGAATTACCGAGCATACGGCGGCTGGTTCCAGGAAGAGAACAACACGGTTTCCCGCATCGCCGACGGCGCGGCCATCCACACAGCATGGGGAGTTGACAGCCGACTGCGAACAGCCGGGGCCCTGTCCCCTGTCGGCGAGGTCTCGACAACGATGACCGCGGTACGAAGTACACGGTCGGGCAGTCTTCGGCCGCCTCTACTTGATCACGAGCTCCGGATGCGTACGCACCCGCGGCCTGGTCTTCTCCAGGGTGTCCGTGAACTCGTCGAAGGCGACATCCGCGTCGCTTCCCGGAGCGGCCACGGCCACCGGAATGCCTTCATCGGCACCCGCGCGCATGGCCGGAACCAGCGGGATCCGACCCATCAGCGGAACCCCCAACTCACGTGCGAGTTGCTCACCACCGCCACTGCCGAAGAGCGGATAACGTGTGCCGTCGTCTCCGGTGAACCACGCCATGTTCTCCACGACGCCGATCACAGTCTGGTTGACCTTTTCGGCCATCAGGGCCGCCTTCTTCGCGACCCGTTGCGCCGTCGCCTGTGGTGTCGTCACCACGAGCACCTCGGCCCGTGGAAGGAACTGCGACAGTGAGATCGCCACATCGCCGGTACCCGGAGGAGTATCGATGAGCAGGTAGTCCGGCTCGTCCCAGAAGACATCGGTGAGAAACTGCTCGAGTGCCTTGTGCAACAGTGGGCCACGCCAGATGACGGCCTGATCGGGCTGGACGAAGTAGTCCATCGACATGACACGAACTCCATAGGCTTGCGGTGCGATGAGCGAACCGCCGACGACCGCCGGAGGGGTGAGCACGCCAAGCATCCTCGGGATCGAGAACCCATACACGTCTGCGTCGATCACACCTACGCTGTGGCCCCGAGCGGCCAGAGCAACCGCGAGGTTCACCGTCACCGACGACTTGCCGACACCGCCTTTGCCACTGGTGATCGTGATGACCCTCGTGCGAGATCCGGGACCGCCCGCAGCTTTCTTCTCGGGACGGAGCCGCGCCATGAGCGCATCGGCCTCCTCATCGGAGAGAACGGACTGTTGGACCATCACATCATCGATCCCGGCGACCGACCGGCCGGCCTCCTCGACGGCGGCCGTGAGACGGTCACCGTAGGGATAGTCGGGATCGGCGACGGAGATGGCGGCGACAGCGCGGCCGTTGTCGACGGTGACAGCCCTCACCGCATCCAGTTCTTCGAGTGTCCTCCCGAGCTGGGGATCGACGACCTGCCCGATCGCCGCGCGTACCGCATCGTTCATTGCAAGTCCTATCTGCGCAGTGTTTAGAAACGACTCAAAACTATAGTGACATTGTGGATATCCGAGACTTGGAGCAGACGCTCAACCAACTCACGGCGACGCTGGGCGATCCCACCCGACGATCCATCTACCTGCGGGTCCGATCTTCACCGGAGCCGCTCACCGCGACGCTCGTCGCGAACGAATTCTGTATCCACCCCAACGTGGCTCGCCACCATCTCGATCGGCTCACGGAAGAGGGTTATCTGGAGGTCACGAGACGCCGCACCACAGGTAAGACGGGACCCGGGGCCGGGAGACCGGCGAAGTGTTACGCACCCACCGGTAAAGAGATCGATCTGCAGTTCCCGACCCGCCGCCACGACCTTCTGATCGACCTCCTCGTGCGCATCGTCCTCCACCTCGCCCCTGAGGACGGACTTCGGGTCGCCCTCGAAATCGGCCGTGACTTCGGTCGTGAGCTCGCCTCGGGCATTGCCACCACAGGCGACAACGACTTGACCGCGTCACTCGAGACCGTTGCGGCGTTGATGCAGAGAGAGGGCTTCGAGGTCATCGCCGACTCTGCAGGAGAGAAACTGCTGACCGAGCACTGCCCGTTCAGCGCGAGCAAGTTCGAACATCCCGAAGTACTGTGCTCGCTCGATCGGGGCATCATGACGGGGATCTTCGAGATCGTCGACCCGCAGAGAGCAGCAGCGCTCGAAGTCAACCTGGAGATGGACCACGCCTGCATAACCACCGTCTGACCACTCGGCGTGGCCTGACCGGGCTCATGACCGAGATCGGCCCGGGCAGGCGCCACGGTGGGGGTCGGTACACTTACGTCATTCTCCCTGTGAGGTGACGCATGACCCACTCAGCCTGCCATACGATGACCACGCCGCTCGGCAAGCGAACCGTCTACCGCCTCGATGCGATCGACGCCGATCTCGAAAGGCTCCCCTACTCGATCAAGGTGCTCCTCGAGGCGACACTCCGCAATGTCGACGGTCACGTCGTGACCGAAGCGGATGTCCGCACACTCGCCGCCTACGACCATGCCGATCTTGGCCAGACCGAAGTGCCCTTCATGCCGGGAAGAGTGGTTCTTCAGGACTTCACCGGTGTTCCCGCCGTGGTCGACCTTGCCGCCATGCGCAGCGCAATCGTACGTATGACCGGGGACGAACGATCCGCCGAGAAGGTCAACCCCCTCGTTCCATGTGATCTCGTCATCGACCACTCCGTACAGGTCGACGCATTCAACTCCGGCATGGCGCTGCGCATCAACGCAGCGAAGGAGTTCGAACGGAACAAGGAACGATACGAGTTCCTCAAGTGGGGCAAGTCCGCGTTTTCCAACTTTCGCGTCGTCCCCCCGGAAACCGGGATCGTCCACCAGGTAAACCTCGAATACCTTGCCAAGGTCGTGTGGGACGACGGCACATGCCTGTATCCGGACAGCCTCATCGGCACCGACTCGCACACGACGATGATCAACGGCCTCGGCGTCCTCGGATGGGGCGTCGGCGGCATCGAGGCCGAAGCGGTGATGCTCGGACAACCCATCTACATGCTCATCCCGGAAGTCGTTGGATTCCGCCTCACCGGCAAGCTCACCGAAGGCGCCACCGCGACCGATCTGGTGCTGAAAGTGACGCAGATGCTCAGAAGCCACGGGGTGGTCGGCAAGTTCGTCGAGTTCTACGGACCGGGCCTCGACGACCTACCGCTCGCGAACCGGGCAACCCTGGCGAACATGGCCCCCGAGTACGGCGCCACGATGGGATTCTTCCCCGTCGACGAGCAGACGCTCAGGTACCTTCGACTGACCGGCCGTGACGAGCGACTCGTCGAAACGGTCGAGATGTATTGCAGACAGCAAGGTCTCTGGCGCGACAACGCCGGCACCCCGGACTACGTCTCCCATCTGGAATTCGATATGGGAACGGTCGTACCCGCACTGGCAGGGCCGAAGCGGCCCCAGGACCGCATAGAACTGACAGAGATGAAGAGCCGGTGGCACAAGGATCTAGCCACGACCTTCGGACGCGACGAGGACACGGTCGTCGAGACCGACACCAAGATCAGGTTGGAGGACGACACGTTCGGCCTGGCCGACGGTGACGTGGTCATCGCGGCGATCACCTCCTGCACCAATACGTCCAATCCGAGCGTGATGGTCGGTGCGGGCCTCGTCGCTCGTAAGGCGCGTCGGCGCGGTCTCACCCGCAAGCCGTGGGTCAAGACCTCCCTTGCACCCGGATCAAAGGTGGTCACCGACTACCTGACAGAGTCCGGGCTCCTCGACGACCTCGAATCGTGTGGCTTCTACATCGTCGGGTACGGCTGTACGACATGCATCGGCAACTCCGGGCCGCTGCCGGAGCCGATCCACGACGCCATCCAGGGGTTCGACCTCGTGGCCACATCGGTGCTGTCGGGGAACCGAAACTTCGAGGGCAGGATCTCGCCGGACGTCAAGGCGAACTACCTTGCATCGCCGCCGCTGGTCGTCGCATACGCTCTGGCGGGCACCGTCGACATCGACCTGACCTCCGATCCGATCGGGACCGATGGGGATGGCAACGACGTGTACCTCCGTGATATCTGGCCGACCCAGTCCGAGATCGACGAGATCGTTACCGAACACGTCCGGCGCGACGAGTTCGAGAAAGAGTATGCCAACGTGTTCGAAGGGCCCACCGCGTGGCGAGCGATCAAGACGAGCGGTGGGGCCCTGTACGAATGGAATGAGGACAGCACCTATATCCAGGAGCCGCCGTTCTTCGTCGGGCTCTCGGCCGAGCCGCCGGCGATCCACCCGATTCGTGGGGCTCGTGTCCTCGCGAAACTGGGCGAGTCGATCACGACCGATCACATCAGCCCCGCGGGAGCAATCAGTCCCGACTCTCCGGCAGGCAAGTACCTGCTCGAGCACGGCGTGGAACCGGCGATGTTCAACAGCTTCGGTTCACGCCGCGGCAACGACCGCGTGATGACCCGTGGCACGTTCGGCAACATCCGCGTGCGTAACCAGCTCGCCCCCGGAACCGAAGGTGGATTCACGACCGACCTCCTCGACGGTCGGGTCAAGACGATCTACGAGGCGAGTCTCCACTACAAGGAGGCGGGTATCCCGTTGGTCATCCTGGCCGGCAAGGACTACGGCATGGGCAGCTCTCGGGACTGGGCGGCCAAAGGTACGTTCCTCCTCGGCGTCCGTGCAGTGCTCGCCGAGAGCTACGAGCGGATCCACCGTTCGAACCTGGTCGGCATGGGCGTGCTGCCACTCGAGTTTCCTGCGGGTGAGAACGCCGACACCCTGGGGCTCGACGGCACCGAGACGTTCGACATCGAGATCGACGACACGCTCGAGCCGCGCCGGCAGGTTCAGGTCACCGCCACCAAGACAGACGGCACTGCCAGGACGTTCGCCGCCATGGCACGAATCGATACACCAGTCGAGGTCGACTACTACCGCAACGGCGGCATCCTTCACACGGTGTTGCGAAGGCTGGCGTCGGAGTAGCCCTCCCGTCCTCCATCCTGTTCTCGTGACGGTTCACGGGAATAATCCTGTCGAGCCGTCACGAGAACGGGATCTGAGCGCCGCCAACACCGTTTGGGACACGAGAACAGGTTCGGTGTGCACCTGATCCGTCGTGAACCGAAGGACCTTCCATCCCAGCAGCTCGAGCTCGTTCTGGCGTCGTGCGTCGGAGGCGCGCTGGGAACGGGTGGCATGGAATCGATGCCCGTCGATTTCGACGGCGACACGTGCGTCGGGCCACGCGGCGTCGACGCGGGCCACGAATCGATCTCCCGCTCTAATCTCGTGTTGCGCCTGCGGTGGGAGCACGGCGAGTGGCTCGACGAGACGAAGGAATTCGCGCTCGTAGGTGCTCTCCGCCACCGGACCGCTCACACGTTCCGTGAGAATGTTCGCCAGCACGCCGACACCGCTCCGGCCTCTCCCCCTGCGAACCGAAAGCCGCCGATCGATAGCAGACAGCGTCGTCAGCTTGTCCCTCAACGCCGCCTCGAGCGCGTGCTCCACCTGCCTCCAGTGCACGACTGCACCCAGGTCCATCAAAGTCCTCTCCACCGTTGTGACCGGAAGTCCATCCATCTCGGCAATATCGCTGCCGTCGAACTTCGCCGAAGTGTGCACGACAACATCCGATGTCCTGAGACGCCTGGGTCGGGGTGTGAGAATCTCAACGGGATCTCCGTATCGCCGAATCCCCCAGAGCTGGGCCGCAGCCCTGTGTGACACGGCGGATCCGTCTCCTCCTTCGAGAACGGCAGTCCAGAGGCGGAGAAGCCAGCTCGTCGGCGATCCGGCGACGCGATACACGCCGTCTCCAACCGAAAGCCAACGACCCACAGCGACGCGATGGGCGATCTCATTCGTGGAACATCCCAGCTTCATGGCCTGGGCGCGGCTCACGACCCCTTGCTGTGCCGAGGCGAGTTCACCGAAGGCTCGTTCGTCCATGGCGCCATCCTGCGCCATTTGACGGATCGAGTGAAGCCCCTTCCGTTCTCGTGACGCTTCATAGGAATAAACCAGGCCAAACGTCACGAGAACGGGAGGAACAGGTAGTTGTTCTCGCCCGGTGTCACTTCGCCAACCGGAGACAGCTCCCCGTCGGCGAACGCGTGCATCCGGTACCCGTGCCGGGCAAGGAACTCCACCACCTCCACGGGATGCCTGCCATATCTGGCGAGGTGGCGCTCTTCGATCTCGATCAAGATCGTTGGACGCCAGCGCTCGATGGACGTGCGGGCCCCTTCGAGAAGGGCGAGTTCCGCTCCTTCGATATCGGCTTTGATGAAATCGATCCGGTGAAGCGCCTTGTCGACCACGAAGCGATCGATGGTCGTCATCGGAATCGTCAGGGAGTGCAGGTCCGTGAACCCGTCCGGAACCTCTTCTGCGTCCTTGCCGTAGGCCGAGGCGAGGAACGCCCGTGTAGTGAACGGTACACCGTGCCAGGAGGGAATCAGGATCTCCATGGACCCTTCCTCATCGGCGAGGCCGACACGATGGACACTGACGGTGTGCATCCCCAGGAGCCGCCTCGCGCGCTCTATCGCGCGATGGGATCGCGACCTCGGCTCGAACGCATGGACCTGCCCGCTCGGCCCAGCCCTGCGGGCAAGCAGGTACATATACGTTCCCCCTGCCGCGCCAACGTCGAAGCAGACGTCACCCGGTGCCACGACCGTCTCCAGCACCAGCATCTCTTTCTCGAGATACGGGATCTGTTCCAGCAAAGCTTCGAAGGCTCGCTGCGCCCACCTCGATCTCAGCGGCCGCACGGCAACCGTTTCCCGGACACCCGTCGCACGACCGTACTCCTCTCTTCTCCGAATACTTGTGAACGGACCATGCCCTCCAGGCTACCGAGCCGAGTCCGACCGCTCGGAGGACGGCACCGATTCGCCGCACATCTGGACTCTGCGCCGTGCAGCAGAAGCTACCCTGTGACGTTCATGAAGCGCTACAGGATGTTGATTGTGGCGACGGCGATCGCTCTGGCACTGGCCGGCTGCTTGTCGGTCGGCGCAAAGAAGCAGACCGTCGGCTCCTCGAATCCCGATGCGCGAGTGGCAGCCGATTTCAAGGTAGACCTCATCGACGGCGGCTCATTCACCTTGTCGGCCGCCCTCGCAGACCGTCCTGTGGTCATCAACTTCTGGGCATCGTGGTGTCCGCCATGTCGCCAGGAAATGCCCGATCTGGAACAGGTCTCCCGCGACATTCCCGGAGTGAGGTTCATCGGCATAGCAATCGACGATACAGAGACCAACGCCGTGAAGTACGTCCGCCAGGTCGGCGTGACGTATCCCATTGCCGTTGACAAGAACTACGCGATCTCCGACGCCTACGGCATCAACGTTCTCCCGCAGACCTGGCTCGTCACCCAGAACGGCACGATCGTTCGTACGATCCAAGGTGGTGTCACCAGAGCGTCCCTCACCGGCTACATCGAGCAGTACCTCGGCGTCAGTGCGGAAGGCTGACGACCCCCATCGTTCCTCCACTGTCGAGAAAGCTTCCTCCCCATTCGAACAGAATCCCCAGCAGTACCAGCGTGATGAGCACCCCGACCACGATCAGCAGTATCCGCAGCACAGGCGGCCCCGGCAAGACATCGTAGAGGCGCCCCATCAGGAGACACCCGCGGTGCCGAGATCCTTCGAGGCTTCGGCATACGGCAGATTCGGACCTTCGATGAGCTCGGCCTGGACGATCAGGCGTTCCTTTGCAGAGTACCTCGGGGTGCAGGTCGTCAAGGTCAGCCATGCGCCTCGCTTGGGATCGGTGACCCAGACGTCGGTCGGCTTGACGATGAGAATCTCTCGCACCTCGTACACATGTCGACCGAGTGTGGTCTCAACGATGATCTCGTCACCAATCGACACCTCGTCGAGGTTGAAGAATGGCGCGCCATAGGTCGTGCGATGTCCGCTGATCACCGCGTTGCCGGGTTGCCCCGGGAGTGGAGTCCACGGCATGTGACCAGGTCCTTTCTTGAGGGTGGCCCGATCCACCCCTTCGAAGATCACCTTGTCGAGATCGATCACCGGAATCTCGATTCTGCCGAACGCAGCGCCTTCTTCAGGCGTCGGTTCCACGTAGCGAACGACCGAGACCGGCTTCGGCTGCGCCGCCGGAGTCGATGCAGGGTTCTGCGGCAGTGTCGGGTCGTCTTCGACCGGTTGCTGCGGTAGAAGCGGAATCGTCTCGACGACCTCCCCTTGAGCGGCGGCCTGAAAGCGTTCCGCGAGTTCGGTCTCTGCCGCCTGCTGGGAACGTGCCGTCCAAACGTTCGTCACGACGAGTTGGTAGGCGAGGAAGGCAAGCAGCAGCCCGCCGAGCGACATCATCGCCCAACCCACCACTCTCAGTGTTCTACGAACCTTCATCAGTGGCTACAGCGTATCAAAGGACGTCGAGTACCGGAGGAACTATCTCGCCGGTCACGCATACCGGCAAGCGGGCGTGTCCTGGTACGGTTCGCAGTGATGTTGTGGCTTGCGCTCGTCCTGTTCATCGCGATGACCGTCGCGCTGCTTCGCGGAGGTCGCCTGATCAACCTTGCAGACATCCGTCTGCGCTTCTGGTGGCTCCTCCTGCTCGGCTTCGGCATCCAGGCGGCAACCGCGTTCCTCCGCCCGGAAGAAGCATGGGCCCGGCCGACTGCCACCACGATGATTCTGATCTCGTACCTCCCACTGCTGATCCTGGTGCTGATCAACCGCCAGCGAGAAGGAATGTGGCTCGCCGGCCTCGGCATCCTGATGAACTTCTCGGTGATCGCGCTCAACGGAGGGATGCCTGTCCTCGAAGGTGCCGCGGCGGTCGCTGGCGGAGGCGGAACGGCGGCTCTGGTCCTGGATTTCAAGCACGTTGTTCTCGACGCTTCGACACGACTCCCCTTCCTGGCCGACGTGATGCCGGTACGGCTGTTCGGCACCGGCCAGGTGATCTCACTCGGCGATGTTCTCCTCGCCGTCGGATTGGGCAGATTCCTCGAAGACGAACTCCGCAAACCCATCCGTTGGTTCAAGAGGGGCATTCCCAGCGAAGGCGGATCGGCCTCACGCCGCTGATCGCTCCCCCCGGCCGACGACTGCTACCGGAGCGACGGATCAGACAGTTCCGCGCCGTTCGAGTACTCGTCGCACCGTATTGACCACATCCGGGTCGTAGTCATAGGCGGCCCCTCGATGCAGCACTTCGAGACCTTCGAGCGGTGAGAATCCCAACTCCATCGTGGCATGGTCATACGCACTCGCCGCCTTGATGATCTTCGAGGCGATGGGAAGACTTGGGTCCCGCTGCTCTCCGGGACGTCGATACGGCTCGTGCTGGCGAGCGACGAGACCGGCGACTTTTGCAAGATACGGAGACTCGGCAACGATCTCCGCTCCCCAGCGGGCGATATCCTCGTCGGTGAACCCACGCCGCAGGATGCTCGGCTCGTTCAGCGTGATCCGCCCGATGTCATGCATGAGTGCCGCGTACCGTACGTCGATCACCTCGGCCGGAGTCAGCCCGAGGTCCTGGGCCGTCTCGACCGCGAGAGCGCTGGTGCGGTCCGAGTGGCCGTCGAGCGCAAGTCCCGCCACCTCGGGAATCCGCGAGAGCGCGCGGATCGTCTGGCCGTATGTCGTCCGGGCCTCGAGATATCGGAAGAAGGCCACGTGGGCGAACGCATACGGCAGTGCCGCGATGAGCACGGCCCAGATCTGCATCTGCTCCCACGAGAAGCCGAACAGCGCCCCCGTGGCCATCATGCTCATCACCACCATCCAGTCACCCAGCCCGAGCAGCCACAGGTACCGTCTGCTCAGACCGCGCTCTGCGGTGGTCATGAACGCCCAGAGACCCGCCTCGACGACAAACCAGACGGCTCCCGCGGCAGCAAACCCCACGAGGCGATTCCACGGGTCCTTGGCCCACAGGATGCCGACGTCGGGAACCAGTACCGCAACCACGAGGGAGTACACCAGCGCATACACGCCGAGACCGACTCCGAGCCGCAGCATGTCTGCGGTCACATGTTCGAGTCCGTCGCCGCGCACGAGTCGGGCCACCGCCATCAGGAGGATGCCGACCGCGTAGACGAATCCGACGGACGCGAGGTCGGGCTGCGCCTGACCGGGCTCATGCAAGAGGATCGGTACCGCCGCCGCGACGATGACCGCCAGAGAGAGCCGGTTGCCGCTCGCTGCGGGAACCCGCACGAGGCCTGCCACGGCCAGAAGGACCGCTCCCACGGCCAGCACCAGCGGACTGGAGCGCGCATGGGGAAACAGCAGAATTCCGACGGCCACGACGCCGATTGCCCCGGCCAGTGGGAGCAGCGGCGTGCGGATCCTCAGCTTCGCCTCACCCATGGGTCTCGACCCTCCCTTCGGCAAGACGGCGCGCTTCGACCGGATCGTGCAGGAACGGCGATCCGTACCGCCGGTTGGTCCCCTCCATGGCCGCGATGAAACTCTCCACGACTTCCGGATTGAACTGCTTGCCGGCGTTTCGCCGCAGCTCGGAGAACGCATAACTCTGGCTGAGGGCCATTCGATACGAGCGCGTGCTCGTCATCGCATCGAACGCATCCGCCACGGCGAGGATGGACGCCTCCAGGGACGGCTCCTCCCCGTCGGCGTGACCGACGCCGCCGTAGCCGGTGCCGTCGTAGTTCGAGTGGTGGGCGGTTGCGATCTCGACCATCGGCTTGAGGAACTCGACCTCGGCGAGGATCTCCTCGACCATGTGCGCATGCCGCTGCAGCTCGCCGTACTCGTCCGCGGTGAGCCGGCCCCGCTTGCGAATCAGGTCCCGTGGCACAGCGAGCTTGCCCACGTCGTGGATGAGCGCGGCCCACTCGAGTCGCTCCAGCCTCGTCCCCCGGAACCCCATCTGCTTCCCACACAGCACGGAGAACTCGGCGACCCGTTCGGTGTGACCCCTCGTGTAGAGGTCCTTCGCCTCGAGCGCCTTGACAAAGCCGCGCAGCGTGGCGGCGTGCGCCTCACGGAGCTGGCCGAACGACGCAAACGCGTGATAGCCGATGATGAACACGACGAACACGAGTGGGAGCACGACCTCGGTGCGCGTGATCGTGGCGCCGAGCAGGCCCCCGACGAAGCCCATCGACATACGAAGGCAGGAGTTCACCAAGGTGAGACCACGCCTTGATGTTCCGCCCGTAAACACTCCTCACTGCCAGGACCACCATCCCAAGATTGACCGAACCGTGTAGACCAGCAGCAATCGCGCTGCCCAGCGCAATCCATCCCCAAAACGCGCCGTTGCCGCTCGCCTGCGCGATCCGCAAGAAGAACTCGACCGTCAATGATGCGATGGCGGCTGTTACCGCGAGTTGACCGAAGTTGGCGACCGGCTGGAAGATCCGCCGCTCCCGCACATCCCGTGCGCTGACCGCGCCGAGTGCGGCCATGGTCGCCACCCCGAGCGCCGCCCTGCCCGGCCCGAAGGCCACC from Actinomycetota bacterium carries:
- a CDS encoding undecaprenyl-diphosphate phosphatase; protein product: MLQAILWGLIQGLTEFLPVSSSGHLVLVPAILGVDPPDLATTAVLHLGTLIAVLAYYRRDIATLLRFDDKARHLWWLLIIGTLPALIGLALKDQIDAIQQSYTLVAIALLISGVVLLASQFIHKRTRTVEDETTAGALVIGIAQALAMVPGITRSGMTITAGLARGLDAEQAARYSFLLAIPAIAGGGLLEAIELSSTGSFTTSVWVAMAVAAVSGYLAIAFLIRVLVKRGLVPFAIYCLVAGAVALIVL
- a CDS encoding GNAT family N-acetyltransferase, which produces MEYRPITSDDFDGFLGVLGHVFAWDPKPEEVEVERKATEFDRTIAAFDNGAIVGTGGNITFEMTVPGGSARAGGVTAIGVLPSHRRRGVLTQMMGRLLDDSREHEESLSVLWASESSIYGRYGFGMANRHAAREIDRAHATFAVAEPSPGGVRLIQKGEALERLPGVLDQVVDRYPGMIRRSPLKWEVDLSDLEAWRAGATANRFALYEEDGIGLGYARYRIKEEWKEGHPQNTLLANEVIGVTDGATLAIWRFLFGIDLIKTIKARMRPLRDPLAYFLTDPRRLSFKVTEGIWVRILDVPAALEARRYPVEGAVTIEITGPDDVAGAYRIEGGPDGSSCRRTDEEPDLRMGVTQLGMRYLGDHDFVTLAAAGLVEGDKDALQRADLMFGWHEPTWCVVGF
- a CDS encoding Mrp/NBP35 family ATP-binding protein, translated to MNDAVRAAIGQVVDPQLGRTLEELDAVRAVTVDNGRAVAAISVADPDYPYGDRLTAAVEEAGRSVAGIDDVMVQQSVLSDEEADALMARLRPEKKAAGGPGSRTRVITITSGKGGVGKSSVTVNLAVALAARGHSVGVIDADVYGFSIPRMLGVLTPPAVVGGSLIAPQAYGVRVMSMDYFVQPDQAVIWRGPLLHKALEQFLTDVFWDEPDYLLIDTPPGTGDVAISLSQFLPRAEVLVVTTPQATAQRVAKKAALMAEKVNQTVIGVVENMAWFTGDDGTRYPLFGSGGGEQLARELGVPLMGRIPLVPAMRAGADEGIPVAVAAPGSDADVAFDEFTDTLEKTRPRVRTHPELVIK
- a CDS encoding helix-turn-helix domain-containing protein, which translates into the protein MDIRDLEQTLNQLTATLGDPTRRSIYLRVRSSPEPLTATLVANEFCIHPNVARHHLDRLTEEGYLEVTRRRTTGKTGPGAGRPAKCYAPTGKEIDLQFPTRRHDLLIDLLVRIVLHLAPEDGLRVALEIGRDFGRELASGIATTGDNDLTASLETVAALMQREGFEVIADSAGEKLLTEHCPFSASKFEHPEVLCSLDRGIMTGIFEIVDPQRAAALEVNLEMDHACITTV
- the acnA gene encoding aconitate hydratase AcnA; protein product: MTHSACHTMTTPLGKRTVYRLDAIDADLERLPYSIKVLLEATLRNVDGHVVTEADVRTLAAYDHADLGQTEVPFMPGRVVLQDFTGVPAVVDLAAMRSAIVRMTGDERSAEKVNPLVPCDLVIDHSVQVDAFNSGMALRINAAKEFERNKERYEFLKWGKSAFSNFRVVPPETGIVHQVNLEYLAKVVWDDGTCLYPDSLIGTDSHTTMINGLGVLGWGVGGIEAEAVMLGQPIYMLIPEVVGFRLTGKLTEGATATDLVLKVTQMLRSHGVVGKFVEFYGPGLDDLPLANRATLANMAPEYGATMGFFPVDEQTLRYLRLTGRDERLVETVEMYCRQQGLWRDNAGTPDYVSHLEFDMGTVVPALAGPKRPQDRIELTEMKSRWHKDLATTFGRDEDTVVETDTKIRLEDDTFGLADGDVVIAAITSCTNTSNPSVMVGAGLVARKARRRGLTRKPWVKTSLAPGSKVVTDYLTESGLLDDLESCGFYIVGYGCTTCIGNSGPLPEPIHDAIQGFDLVATSVLSGNRNFEGRISPDVKANYLASPPLVVAYALAGTVDIDLTSDPIGTDGDGNDVYLRDIWPTQSEIDEIVTEHVRRDEFEKEYANVFEGPTAWRAIKTSGGALYEWNEDSTYIQEPPFFVGLSAEPPAIHPIRGARVLAKLGESITTDHISPAGAISPDSPAGKYLLEHGVEPAMFNSFGSRRGNDRVMTRGTFGNIRVRNQLAPGTEGGFTTDLLDGRVKTIYEASLHYKEAGIPLVILAGKDYGMGSSRDWAAKGTFLLGVRAVLAESYERIHRSNLVGMGVLPLEFPAGENADTLGLDGTETFDIEIDDTLEPRRQVQVTATKTDGTARTFAAMARIDTPVEVDYYRNGGILHTVLRRLASE
- a CDS encoding DUF559 domain-containing protein, which produces MDERAFGELASAQQGVVSRAQAMKLGCSTNEIAHRVAVGRWLSVGDGVYRVAGSPTSWLLRLWTAVLEGGDGSAVSHRAAAQLWGIRRYGDPVEILTPRPRRLRTSDVVVHTSAKFDGSDIAEMDGLPVTTVERTLMDLGAVVHWRQVEHALEAALRDKLTTLSAIDRRLSVRRGRGRSGVGVLANILTERVSGPVAESTYEREFLRLVEPLAVLPPQAQHEIRAGDRFVARVDAAWPDARVAVEIDGHRFHATRSQRASDARRQNELELLGWKVLRFTTDQVHTEPVLVSQTVLAALRSRSRDGSTGLFP